The genomic segment tctctctgtctttctctctgtctgtttctctctctctctatctatttgtgtgtgtgtgtgtgtgtgtgtgtgtgtgtgtgtgtgtttggcagcgTGCTCTGCTGGagcagaagcagaagaagaagcGACAGGAGCCTCTGATGGTCCAGTCCAACGTGGATGGCCGCTCGCGCGCTCGCCGGACCAAGCAGTCCGAGGAGCAGGCCCCGCTGGTGGAGTGCTACCttagcagcaacagcagcaccatCTACCATGGTAACGCCGCCTCGTCGCCTAGGCAACAGCCACACCCCTTCACATGTCAGCGCTGCTGTTTCACCTGCGAAAGGACAGCACTCTTTATCATGTCAACACTCTTTAATGTATTAACACTGCTTTTTCACCTGTGAACTGAGAACACTCTTTGATATATTAGCACTGCTTTTCACCTGTACAATGAGAACACTCTGAGATGCTAACTCTGCTTTTTCACCTGTACAATGAAAGCACTCTTTGACATATTAGCACTGCTTTTCACCTGTAAAATGACAATAATCTTTAACATGTTAGCCTTTCCTTTTCAAGACTACAGTACTCTAGATAACATGGCCTTCTTATTGTAAACGGACTGCACTGTTGCCTATGGCCCAGAAACACTGGCTTGTTGCCTTTAAAAAGActagtaccacacacacacacacacacacacacacacacacacactacaagtaCTGTACACCTAAACAGTGTACCTCATTAATAGCTCCACCTTTCTCAACCCAACAACAAAGTACTTTGAGAAGCAGCTCTTGCTCTGCTAGTGATCAACAGATGATGGATGGGGGCGAGTGCTGTTGCTAATGAGCGTTGCCGTGCTCTCTCAGTCCGATGGGTGTCCCCTAATGATCCACCTGCTCTCTGTGATGCACCAGGGCTCCAGAGCTCCAGAGCTACGTCTGTGGCTAGCTCTCacgcctcacacactctcctgacTTTACGCTAAGGTTTTGGGATGTCGCTCAAAGccttaacacccccccccccttctcccttctGCTCCCCTCACAAAGAGAGATGGACAAATGTAAACCGTGGGATAAAGGACTGCCGAGCCGACACAACAAACCAGGCCTCCCAAGCCCTCAGCTGATATGCCATCAGAAGCGCAGAGCAATTACAGGGCTGGGCTCAGGGGCTGGTAGGGGCAGTTCAAGGGCAAGTGCCTATCTGAGTGTTGACTCAAGGCAATCAATCGcaatccccccctctctctggcccACCTCGCTCAAAGGGAGGGACGGGAGCTTCTGAAAGCCGAATTGAAATGTCATTGATTGCAAAGGGACACAGCAGATGGACTTTACAGCTAACAGCTTCTCTAACCCCCCCTACACCTGCACTGCTGCCTCCTGCATGCTGGGGTGGAGTGGGTTTTTTCCCCCTACATAACCTCGAGCTGTCTTATTGATATTCAGCAGAGCTGCGTCTCTAATTAACACACAGAAAAGATGGCCGGACCGGATGTTGTTTTTGTTACTAACGCCTCAGCTCTAATTGAACGGCTCTATCGCAGCTTGAGTCGAGGAGACTCACGTCGAGCCTCTGGTCAGTGTATGCTGCGTGACCTTGGTCCCGGTGGACCACGGCATGCTGATGAGGACCGTGCGGACTCAGCCTCTACccatctatctctctgcctGTTGCCAGGCTCTTGTGTTGCTAAGCCCTCCATAAATAGAACAGGGCTCTTGAGCCCCACTGGCTGCATACAGCCAGACCCAGCGGAGACTGTGCTGCTTATTTCACCCAAAACAAAAGGCGTTTGACTTTGGTCTCCTGGTCAGCCGGGTTTGTGGAGGAAAAGGCCCTTGTTCCTCCTAAGCGTAAAGCCTTTTATCTTGATCATGGAGGATGCACCACAAAGACAGGCGACGTAGAAGAGCTGCCTTGAAAGTCTCCATAGATgtccttaaagagaaactatgcaggattggcgatgtcatctccggtttcggtttctcttttcgttttcgctcgttttttctctgcagagcttcccctgcaGCTTgagcatgtatatttatacatatatatatatatatatatatatatatatatatatatatatatatactgtatataaattgtaagcgtggttcttcttgttctttaggcatctcagacttccagatgtaaacaaggagcgatcgcctcctgcacaaactgcaaggttgcaatagcggatagggacatttggggcgggaggaaatattactgttttcgatgaaactggtcagtcaagcaaaacaacaatttctaagcgatttaatgactatgaaaaagttgcatatagGGTCTATTTAACAAAAGACGTTTAATGGCACATGTCAGCAAATAGCAGCTCCTTTTTAAGTATAATATAATGTCTTGTGCACAGATGccgagcagttctcctccattAACTCAGCGCTGCTTCCTGCTTTTTGTATGaagctatagacctctgaagttcgcctacaaaaaggatccaaagctgccatctttgcccatataaggagatccgggagttaattgaagctaactgcctatggcaagttgcattgtaagttagctcagGGGTAGCAAAGATgaaaagtgtgccatcttcacctatcgaagatcacagtatccactagacagcagtggacaaaactgtgtagtgaaaaacgtctgcatttccaatttcttcgtccccaTGAGAGTTGAACAGGTGcgaaaattcaaaatccccatgttattttcccatagaaaaaatctcaagataccggatctccttatatgggcaaagatggtggcttttttgtaggcgaacttcagaggtctatttgtgTCTGGCACAAGCCTGGCTGATTATAGGCTGTGGGTGCGGGTGTCAGCTCAGTCTAGTCTGAGTGTACCGTCCGTGCTTTCACCACAGATCTAGCCTGCCTCTTATTCTGTTCAAGAGCAGAGGTACTGCTGCAGCTAAATACAAGCTAGAGCAATTAGGTGTATTGCGTTAGTTGCTGAGCTTCTGCCTCTTACCTATTCGCCTGTTTTACATGTCAACTCCAAATTCATTTCAAGAGAATGCTAATTTGTGTGCGGCTTGTCCATGTGCTTTGTTATGTTAAAGATCCACACATTTCTAATCAAGGGAGGAGTTATTAGGTTGTTTACTATGGGATCAAAGCATATGGTTGTCAAGGAAACTTTAATGGAAAGCTATAATAATATACCACACAAAGGTGAATTTATGCAAATAAACTAGTTTGCATCAACTTCAATTAAATTGTACCTTATGTGAAGTAGAAGAAAATCCACCCCCCTCTagtgaatacatttttttttgtttgcatttAAAGCTTTTATACAAATGTCATGCATTTTGAGGCAGGATCTCTTACAGTAATGGTCAACATGTGCAAGAATTCGGATGGAAACCTATGAACAGGGTGGTCACTTTCACAGTCCTTCCAAAGCAGTGAAACTCTCACATCAGTCCAGTAGCATGAAGCAAGAGATGGTTCTGAATAAACTTCACCACTGTGTATACTGCGCAGAATGTGATGTGTAAATAAATAGTTTATACATATTATTAAGTCAGGTTAAAACTCTGGTGAAATAAGCCAAGCTGAACATGACTCTTAAAAGGTGAAGGATGGACAGCATGGTTCTGTAAACCTTGAGAAATCCATTTCAAATGGACTGCATCCTCATTTCTGTATTGAGACGCCTTCAGAGCAAGAAAAAGAAACGCTGTTTACTCAACGGAAGAGCCAATTTACTAAACCCAAATGTCAGCTCCAGTGAATAGGCACTGTtgccttttttcttctcccGGCTCTTCAGTTGTACTTTGCGAGAGATACGATACTGTAGCTGCTCTGGCAGTATCTTCTGGAGGTGTGTAGAGGCTCCTCTGTCTCCTGCTGCAGTGAGAGAGCTGCCAGTCTGAGGCCCCGTCCAACCCTGACAGGTCTAATTATCTATGCCAAATCTGATGTCATAAGCAGGCCAGCGCTGGCGTGTCCGCTGATTGGGTGTTAATGAGGAGTGGCACACTTGTTAATCCACCTGCACGCGCATAATGAGCCTCATCACGGGCAAGACGGAGATGGAATACTTACTAGCCACCGTGTCTGACTAAACAAAATCACAAAATTGAAGTCCATTACAAAACAGACTCGATAATTATCTTTCCTGATCACGTTATTTATTCAACTTTGTTTATGCGTCTACAATATGGGGCCATCATCTTTGTGTGATGTTGGTTAAAACAGCCAGTTACAGCCAGTATGGTCCCCTGTCCTTAGGAACGCATATTCTATCAGAGAGATATGGGTGGTTTCACACGCAGCTCTTATCAGATGTGAGTTCTGAAGCCTCGTGGTGAGCCCGGGCTTCGTCGCGTTGGGCACCGCAGTCCCAGAGCTCTGATGAAGGGAGGAAGTAGAACAAGGCTGAGAGGcaaagaggcagggagagagagaaaaaaaaaacgtgtttccTATCAAAGCTTTGAATCTCAAGGTCTTATGCGACGCGCAGGAATAAAAAGGCATCAAGAGCGGGCTTTCAAGAGAGACCCTCTCGCATGCATAAGGCCTTTTGTATTACTGGCCTAATGATGACCTGtgtggcagaggagagagacggagagagagagagaaagagagagaaagagagagatgtgtgttctTCTTTCATACCCGTGCTCACAGGGCTGTCGTCAATCTGAGGCTTATGACTGCTGTTGAATCTGCTTCTACTCACAGCCATCTTTCCTGATTCCTATTAACgacctctgcctctccctctttcttctccctctcctcctctcccccccccctttcttctctccttcttcttgtttgtcttctctgttcctctgttccTATGCTCCACGCCCTGCTGCCCCTCtgcggtgtgcgtgtgtggtgtgcggtgtgtgtggtgcggtgtgcggtgtgtgtgtatgggcgtcCAGTGCAAGAGgccgagcaggaggaggtgaagccGTTGCCCGAGCCGCCGCGCTCCGCTAAAAAGGCCAAGGCCAGCGGCTCCACCCCGCAGACCGGCAGCGGCAAGAAGGAGCGAAAGGGGAAGCATAAAGGTCAGCCACAAGGGGGCGCTGCTGCCACCACCCGTCACCACcatcgcccgcccgcccgcccgcctgcctgcctgcccacctgcctgcccgcctgcctacCCGCCTGCCTGTTGGCCTGGTTGCCTCTCGgatgccccctccccctctctcagcaTGCTGTGCcccgtctgtctgcctgtctgtctatctgtctgtcagcGTCGTCTCTCTCGAGGTCAGCCGAGTAGTTTGGCACCGTGGAGTGTCGACATTGACCTGGTTCTTCAGCCTCAGTGCAGCTCAGAGAGCgtggggggtagaggggggggggtgtcgaaGAGGCCACATCAGACTCGGCATGTCTGCGCGATGTGACGCATGGTGAGAGTGcacgtgtttgtgagtgtgtgagtgtgaatgtgtgtgtgtgtgtgtgtgtgtgtgtgtgtgactgtgtgtgactgtgtgtgactgtgtgtttgtgtgtcacagCTTGAAGCCGTGCATGCTGGAACGTGCATGTTCACTTGTGTTTTCCACACAGGCAGGCTTCAGAGATAGCGTCTCCGTGTTTGGGGTGTGATTCTaggctgtagcagcagcagcagcagcagcagcagtgtcagGCTGTGTGTCTCCTAATTGGGGAGCTCCAGCTCAGAGTGAGAGATAGGCTCTGTGGGAGAATAGAGCTCTCTCTCATCACCACACATCACACGCCCCATTGTTTCTGAGGGCTACGTCTCAAGATCTCGCATCGCTCCTTTGTATACATCCCTCTTCATCTACACCATGAGCTGCTCATCTTTCatcacccccctcctcttcctccgccgAGAGACACTCGCTTGCCACCTCCCAGATGTGCGCAGGGTTTTGCTCGTCGTCTGTGGGTGGCACGTTAAGATGGTGAGGCTGGGCCATCTCATTGTCAGTGCCAGGGTCCATGCCAACCCTGCCTTCTGGAAAGGGACAAACAAATCAATGAGAAACGTTGTAATGTTCTGTTGTCTGTTCTCGTGAGGCTGCCACACTGAGCAAGACGATGAGGGAAATGGCTCTGAACGCAGGAGCTCTGTCAAGGTGTCGTTAGCCGCGCGAGAGAAAAATAATGTGTTTTACTCTCTGGAGTTCATCGTCTGTTTCTGTTTGATCTTCACGCAGAGACAGTTCTCCCCTGGTAGGGCCATCGCTGTTTGCTGAGATCTCATTAGGAAACACACTGGGAAAGTAATGATTTTCttccaaaaaaataataataggaTATTTGCTTTTTCTGCCCAGTGAGTTCATATTGAGCAGTTTGACAAAAGACAGCTGGCCCATACGATGTGCTGTTTTGTCTCCAGTACTCATCCTAGCCGTAGCGCCAGATCCTGACTAATGTCCTTATTTTGTCACCCCTGATCCAtctaacacagacagacatccatccatcacttctcactccttctctccctccttctctctctctctctctctctctctctatctcatctgTGCTGTCCTCCTGAGGGTCATCTGTCCATCCCTGGTCAGAGCATTCCCAGCCTCCATGACACACAGTGTTTGTTACTGACCCCCTAAGCCCGGGTTAACCTCCGATGTTAATATCACCAGCTCTGTGTTACTGTAATCCAGCAGGGCTCGTCGTTACGATTACTGTCCATGGACAGATGAGATGAGCTCAACAGGAGGCTGGAAACATCAATGTCCTGGCTATTTTCTGGACCATTAAAAACGCCGCTCTCAACGCTGTGCGTTTGACTCAGCATCATCATCAAGAGATCATTACTCATAGTCTCATATTCATCTCATGCATCGGCGATGTGagcctgacagacagagagaaaatggaggttgtgagaaagggacagagggagggagagagggagagagggaaggaggggagcTGGTAGACGAGGAGCAGATATCAGGCGGGAGTCACTTGAAGCCATAATGGTCAGTGGGCTGAGGAGGATGGATGGGATGTTGTGGTGCCAGAACACAGCGCTGTGTTGTCTTTATTGAACCCAAAGGGGTGCAGCTATTTGCTCTACCCCGTGACTGGACCCATCTGGTGGGGGAGAAGACAACAGGCTATGTGCAAAcaaattcatgggtttcatcaggtccccttCCACAGCtgtgttaatcaagcaccatgcagtctgcattcagaatctaggtgcttgatttgatacacctgtggaaagggactggatgaaacccatgaatacaagcaaataaacaaaaacataatagTGAAATTCGTGCCTTTTACAGCCATTTAAGTTGAGGCTCTTTCCAAGCACCAAAAATCAGAAGAAAATGTCTTCCATTCTGGCTCCAAATGTAGTTTTAATTGTACATCTTTCGGACGTTAGGCTCTCTTTCCAACCACCAGTCACTATAGCCTTGGTTACCCTGTGGTTACCCTGTGGTTACCAAGGAGCCTGTTGTTGAGCAGCGGCTCTTGAGCCTCTTGTCCGGTGCTTGTGTGGTGTGCGGAGCCAGGCATGAtttgagtatgtactgtagtcgCGTTGGTGGACGAGTGTGCATGTCATTTCAATACTGAAGCACAAAAGGACATTCAGAGACCACTTGTGTGTCTGAGGACATAGGTGAGAATTTGCACATCTATGGCGAGAGACATGTCCTTGAGCATTCATGCAtgatgatgtgcatgtgtgtgtgtgtgtgtgtgtgtgtgtttgtgtgcatgcatgtgtgagtgtgtgtgtgtgtgtgtgtgtatgggctgtGTCCAGCCCCTAGTTGACCTTGCTGTGGTGCTTCTGGTCTGTCTGACCGGCGGGCGGCTTTGGACCTTGTGGCTCCTGCAGGCATCGACGGTCCGGCAGCCTTCCAGGACGAGGCGCAGGACCTGGGCGGTCAGATCCAGATCCTGACGGTGGGCCACCTGTCCTCGGACGAGGCAGAGAGCGACAGCGTGTGCAGCACGCAGACCCACAGCAAGCAGGACCTGCGGGTCACCATGCTGAAGAAAGGTACCTGCGGCCGGCTGCATGCTGGACGGGGTCTGCTCTGGACCTGCATGGGCTCTGTTGGGGCCCTGCTCATCTCTGCAGGCCTGGGGCcgaggggtggtgtggtgtactgtactgcggtgtggtgtggtgtggtgtggtgtgctatGGTGTTTAGTGGTGTGCAGCACTGCattttggtgtggtgtggtgtggtgtagttaggtttgctgtggtgtggtgtagctTGGTGTGCAGTACTGTgttttggtgtggtgtggtgtggtgtggtgtgcagtactgtactgtgttgtggtgtggtgtgttttggtgtggtgtgcagtggtgtggtgtggtgtgcagaGCTCTACTATGCCGTGCAGTGCTGTGGTGTGTTACGTTATGCTACTGTGGTGTGCcgtggtgtgtttgggtgtgccGTGGTATGTTATAGTGTTCTGTGTTATAGTGTATTGTGTTGTGCCtatactgtagtgtgttgtgCCAAAGATCCTTTTTCAACCATCTCTGATTGTGCTttagtgtggtgtgttgtgctaTAATGTTttgtgttatattgtgttgtgctatagtgtgttgtgttgtgttgtgttgtgttgtgttgtgttgtgttgtgttgtgttgtgttgtgttgtgttgtgttgtgttgtgttgtgttgtgttatattgtgttgtgctatagtgtgttgtgttgtgttgtgttgtgttgtgttgtgttgtgttgtgttgtgttgtgttgtgttgtgttgtgttgtgttgtgttgtggtgtggtgtgttgtgttgtgttgtgctttagtgtggtgtgttgtggtgtgttgtgtagtgctttagtgtgttgtgttgtgctttcgtgtgttgtgttgtgttgtgttgtgttgtgttgtgttgtgttgtgttgtgttgtgttgtgttgtgttttgttttgttgtgttgtgttgtggtgtattgtggtgtggtgtggtgtggtgtagtgtgtggtgtggtgtggtgtggtgtggtgtggtgtggtgtggtgtggtgtgatgtgctgtgctgtgttgtgttgtgttgtgttgtgtgtttgtgtgctgtgctgtgctgtgctgtgctgtattgtgttgtgttattgtgtggtgtgctgtggtgtgttgtgttattgtgtgctgtggtgtgctatAGTGTGTTGCgttattgtgtgttgtgttgtgttattgtgtgctgtggtgtgttttagtgtgttgtgttgtgttattgtgtgctgtggtgtgttatagtgtgttgtcttgtgttattgtgtgctgtggtgtgctatAGCGTGTTGCgttattgtgtgttgtgttgtgttattgtgtgctgtggtgtgttttagtgtgttgtgttgtgttattgtgtgctgtggtgtgttatagtgtgttgtcttgtgttattgtgtgctgtggtgtgctatAGCGTGTTGCgttattgtgtgttgtgttgtgttattgtgtgctgtggtgtgttattgtgtgttgtgttgtgttattgtgtgctgtggtgtgttatAGTGTGTTGTTTTATactgtagtgttgtgttgtggtgtggtgtgacttGCTGGGCTCTCAGCTCTGATGATGGGGAGCATTATGACTCACTCGAGCGAAGTGAGGCTCTGATTGTGTGTGGGACCTGTGGGTCTCTTGATTAGAGAATTGgccgtgtgcgcgcgcgtgtgtgtttgtgtacgcatgtgtgtgtctgtgtatatacacatgtgtgtgtgtgtgtctgtgtgtatacactgtgtgtgtgcgcgtgtgtgtgtgtgtttttcctttgAGTGCTCCCACGCGGCCCACACAGACAAAGGAGGgctaatgataatggcactgcATTATCACCGCCAATAAACCTCCATTCTCTGAATGTCAGTCTGAAAAAGATGGCAGCTAATTAACTTCCACTCCAGTCAAATCATGCTTACCAAATAAGGTCGTCATCTGAAATATATTAAGTGACATGCTTAAATAACACCATAACCTAATTAACACCACTCTAGAGCATtggtcctcttttttttctatctttctgCCTCTTTTCTTCTACAGTATCTACCTCTTCTCTCTACCT from the Sardina pilchardus unplaced genomic scaffold, fSarPil1.1 HAP1_SCAFFOLD_277, whole genome shotgun sequence genome contains:
- the LOC134074826 gene encoding tubby protein homolog (The sequence of the model RefSeq protein was modified relative to this genomic sequence to represent the inferred CDS: added 129 bases not found in genome assembly), whose translation is RALLEQKQKKKRQEPLMVQSNVDGRSRARRTKQSEEQAPLVECYLSSNSSTIYHVQEAEQEEVKPLPEPPRSAKKAKASGSTPQTGSGKKERKGKHKGIDGPAAFQDEAQDLGGQIQILTVGHLSSDEAESDSVCSTQTHSKQDLRVTMLKKGISSSMNFDEEEDDDDEVSSSSSQLNSNTRPGSATSRKSCKEAASASTPVVSEPAVDVDDLEEFTLRPAPQGITVKCRITRDKK